In Candidatus Syntrophosphaera sp., a single window of DNA contains:
- a CDS encoding glycosyltransferase family 9 protein — translation MNSATPNRILYLNTAFLGDAILSTPVLRALKNLYPQARLDLVAIPQTASVFSGNPYISQVYTWDKRDPWKRILGLVKLLIRLRKNRYDLALSPHVHFSTTLIMILAGIPVRIGFPRLKGSTHVVRVAKGMPVVRRNLELLRPLSGKPFDHQTEMFIPAEGQNQVDEFIKENSLDPARLVGIAPGSVWATKRWPSRYYSQVLSGLVAKGFQPVLIGGEDDAGLCGKIITDSQVEAVNAAGQLSLPGSAWLIKNCRLLITNDSAPLHLANAVQTPVLAIFGPTVKRFGFFPYREGDRVLEMDLDCRPCGKHGHQRCPRGHFGCMTRISPESVLNNALEMLNP, via the coding sequence ATGAACAGCGCCACTCCCAACAGGATCCTTTACCTCAATACGGCCTTTTTGGGCGACGCCATCCTCAGCACCCCCGTGCTGCGGGCTCTTAAAAACCTTTATCCCCAGGCGCGGCTTGACCTCGTGGCCATTCCCCAAACCGCTTCCGTCTTTTCCGGTAATCCCTACATCAGCCAGGTCTACACCTGGGACAAACGCGATCCCTGGAAGCGGATCTTGGGTCTGGTCAAACTGCTCATCCGGCTCAGAAAAAACCGCTATGACCTGGCGCTCTCGCCCCATGTGCATTTTTCCACCACCCTGATCATGATCCTGGCCGGCATACCGGTCCGGATCGGCTTTCCCAGGTTGAAAGGCTCAACCCACGTGGTCAGGGTCGCCAAAGGCATGCCCGTCGTCCGGCGCAACCTTGAACTGCTGAGACCCCTGTCCGGCAAGCCGTTCGATCATCAGACGGAAATGTTCATCCCTGCTGAGGGCCAAAACCAGGTTGATGAATTTATCAAAGAGAATTCACTGGATCCGGCCAGACTGGTGGGAATCGCGCCCGGCTCGGTCTGGGCCACCAAACGCTGGCCGTCCCGCTATTATTCCCAGGTGCTGTCAGGCCTCGTCGCCAAAGGATTTCAGCCTGTCCTCATCGGGGGTGAAGATGATGCCGGCCTCTGCGGGAAGATCATCACGGATTCCCAGGTGGAGGCGGTCAACGCGGCCGGCCAACTGAGTCTGCCTGGCTCCGCCTGGCTGATCAAAAACTGCCGCCTGCTCATCACCAACGACAGTGCCCCGCTGCATCTTGCCAACGCTGTTCAGACGCCGGTTCTGGCGATCTTCGGCCCCACCGTGAAGAGGTTCGGGTTCTTCCCCTACCGCGAGGGGGACCGGGTGCTCGAGATGGATCTGGATTGCCGCCCCTGCGGGAAACACGGGCATCAGCGCTGCCCCCGGGGCCATTTTGGCTGCATGACCCGGATCAGCCCGGAATCCGTATTGAATAACGCTTTGGAGATGTTGAACCCATGA